The Deltaproteobacteria bacterium DNA segment AGCGTTTCACGCGGGCGAGGATGCGATCCACGAGGGGCTGGAAGGGTTCCTTCTCGAAGCCGCTCGGCGTCGGGCAGGGCTCGAGGTGGAGCGTCTCGATGCCCGGGAGCGCGCGGGCCTTGACCCCCTCGAGGAAGGCCTTCATGCGGACCGTCGGCGTATTCTGCTTGCCGCAGTCTCGGACGGCGCGCACCGCGGGGAGGTCAGGCGGGCCGGGGACTAGCACGGGCTGCCGAAAGAGGCCCACCACGGCGAGGATCACATGGCGCCCGGCGAGCAGCCGCGGGATCTCCTCCACGTAGCGCGAGACGGGATGAAGGAGGCCGGCTGGTGGATCGTAGCAGCGTGCGTTGGGCGTGATCTTGTTCCACCACGTGTCGATGTCCTTGGGCCATAGAGAGCCGTCGGCGGTGCTGCAATCTTCCATGTCGGCGTAGAAGAGCACGACGGTGAGCGCGTCGGCGCGGTAGAAGCTCTTGTTGCGCCCGTCGAGCGCGCGCACCGAGGTTTCGAGGAACTGCTCCACCTCGGTTTCGTAGGACGGTGCCCCGACGATGAGGAAGTGAGCGACGTCGGGAAGGTACTGGGCCGGGAGCAAGGTGGTGTCGAGGTAGCGCTTCTTCAGCGGCCACCCACCGATCGCGGCGGTCAGATCGGCGGCCATCCCATTGACCTGCGGCAGCATAAGTGTGCCGTCGTTGGGCGGGATCTCGGGCGGGGGCGGAAGCTCGAGTCCGGGTTGCGGCGTCAGGGACGAGGAAACGACACCGAAGCGCAGATCGCGGATCGGGCGCTGGTCGCCCGGCATCAGCAGCGCTTGCAGCGTGAGCTTGGTGCGCTCTGCGAGGCTTCCGATGGCGCTCGCGGCCGTCCACGTGGGTCTGACCACGAGGATATCCACCCGGCCGGGTTGGCCGGTCGGTGCATGATATGCGTCGCTTGGGCTCGCGTCGGCAGGTAGCCGCTCCGCTGGTGACCCTGCGCAGGCGCCGAGGGCCGCGAGAATCGCACTGACCGTGAGCCAGCGATATCCTAGTTCGGACCCGGGCATCCGCCGCTCCGGGAGTCGAGGATGGTCAGCACCAGCAGGTTTCCCTGTTGAGTTGTAAGGAGCGTCGCGGCCATTGATGGCGCGGACCGCAGCGCTTGCGGCCAGCCGTAGGCGCTGACGTTCTGTTGATCGCGGTACTCCACGCTGTCTTGGACAAGGCGTTTCTGAGTGCCAGATCCTTCGACAAGCTGGAAGGGAGTGCGCACGTTGACGTAATAAAAGTCAGCCTGGCTTATCGGCGCATACTGCCCGAAGGATGGATTTCCATAGCTGGTGGAGCCCACTGCCCCCCAGCCATCGAGCCGCGCGTGCCGGCCGTAGTGGTGTACCCGAAAGCGGTCGGTGTTGGTGCTGAAAGGGCTGCTCGCCATCCAGACACCGGAGCAGAAGCAGCCGACGCTGTACTGTGACGAGATGCCTCCGTCTGCGGGTGACGTGCCGGCGTCGTGCTTCGGTGGTTTCTTGCCGGCGGAGGCGGAGGCCCAGACGGGAACGGCGTTCCTGGGAACCATCGCTCCAGTGCACGCATCTGAGGCGCCGCACGAATAGAGGTCTCGGATCGGGCCGAGGCTCGCGTCATAGCCCACGATCCGAGACTTCACGCGGGCCCACTGCTTTCCTTGGGACGGGCTCCCGCGCGTATCGAACTCGGTCCAGGTGACGAGCCAGTTCTTCTCGACGCCGTTCCACGCCACAGCCGTCTGGTGAGCTCGCCAGACGTTGCCTCCGGTGAAAGACTGCAGCGTGAGCACGGGGCTCAGGAACGTGATGCCATCCTGCGCCAGCACGACCGCGTGCACGTTGCGGTTGTCCGTGCTGATCCAGGCGAGGAGCTTCGTTCGCACCCAGGTGTACCCGTCGAGCGAGTACTTGGCCGCGTCTCCGGAGGGGTATTTCCCGGCCATCGACCACGCCGTGCCGAGCGCGCCGTTGGAGGCGATCGCCCGCCAGTTCACGCTCTGGTCGTTGGCCTCGTACCAGGTGAACCAGGCGCACTGGCCGTCGGGGCTCGAGACGCCCGTGCAGACGTCGTCCCGTCCCAGGTGCCGCACCCAAGGCGGGATCGAGCTGTAGTAGTTGAGCTTGACGGGGGAGCCCGTGAAGGCGGCCGAGGCTCCGTCGAAGATGCGGGCCCAGAGCTCCCCGTTCGTCGCGACGTACGCCAGAGCGAAGCGGTCGGTCTCGGCCCCGTTGCGAGGGGCGTAGACCACCTCGGCGGCCGCGGCGAAGCCGACCTCGTCCGGCCCGTTGGCGCCCTCCTTTGCCTGCGTGGCGCCCCAGTAGCCGCCGATCCCGGCGTCTGACGGGGCCACGACGACCTTGTCCTTCGGCGTGCCGGGACCGCCATCCCGCGAGCAGACCTGGGCGGCGGTATGCGCCCCCACGGGCAGCTCCTCAGGCCCTGGATCGCAGCCGGGAAGCGCGACCGCTACGGAAACCAGAACGAACGAACGAACGAACGATATGCTGGCATGGCCCCTCCCAAGGCAAAAACTGGTCTGAGAATGACCACTGCGCGCATCCAAGTCAACGGGTGATGAGGTTGGGGGCGAGGGGGCTCCTTGGTGCTGTCGCAAACACCAGAGAACCTCTCGGTCCCCATCTCTTTCGAGCCCGGTCGGCCTGATGCACCCCGGCGCGGGTGGCCAAAGCCAGGACCCGCGCCCCAGCCTCAGTGGCAGCTCGCTCCCCCCGACGGGCTCGCCACGGTGATCGCACCGGGGGCGGCGCCGAGGAGGACGGTGCCGCGGAGCTTCTTCGCGGTGAGGTCGACAATCGAAAGGGTGCCGCAGTGGTCGCTCGGCACGTAGGCGAAGCGACCGTCGAGCGAGGCGGCGAGGGGACGGCGACCGACCTTCTGGGCGTCGTCCCAGAAGACCGTGCCCACGGCCACGCGGGCGAGCTCGCGGGCCGGGGCGCGCTGCAGGAGCGAGATGTCGGGCGACTTGAGGTTCCCGGTGACGGCCAGGTCGCCGAGCACCAGGGTGCGGTCGGGGCGTTCGCCCGCGCGCAGGGTGGAGACGAGCGTGTTCGTCTCCGTGTCGAGCAGGGCCACGGTGTCGGCGTCTCGCACGCTCAGCCAGCCGTAGCGCCCGTCGGCGGAGAAGCGGAGATAGGTGCAGGCGTTCGGCAGCTCGAGCCGCGCGATGCGCGCGGGAGCCGCGGGCCCCTGCGTGCTGAAGACCTCGACCGCGGGCTTCGCCCCGCTCGTGCAGACGTACACCGCTTGCTTCCACTTCGAGTAGGCCATCGCGCGCGGCACCCCGCCGAGGTGCTGGGTCGCGACCGGCGACTCTCCTGAAGCCGGCCACACCGCGAGGCTGCTGTCCCCGGCGCGGGCGAGGTAGACCCGCGGGGGCAGGTTCTCGTCGAAGGCCAGGCGCGCCTCCCCGGGGGCCGAGGGAAGCCGCCGCGCCACCGTGAGCCCCTCGAGGTCCACGACCGCGAGCCGCCCGTCCCCGTCGCTGTGTACCCAGGCATCTTTCCCGTCCGGGCTCACCTGGAGCAGCCCCGGCCGCGAGCCGACCTCGATCGTCTTCGCCACGCGCAAGCCGGCGCGGAGGATCACGGAGAGAGTGCCGTCCTCGACGTTCGTGACGAGCACGAGGTTTCCGTCGGGGCTGGCCTGCGCCTCTCCGGGGTGGTTGCCCACGGGGATGGTCTTCGTCACGGTGCAGGTGCGCGGGTCCACCACCGAGACCGTGCCCGATTCGGCGTTGCCGACGAAGACGAGCTCCTCTTCGGGGCCGGGGCCGGAGAGATAACAGGCGCCTTCGCCGCCCGCCTCCGCCCCGCGCGCGTCGCCGCGCAGTCCGTCCCGCGTGCTTCCGGCCTCGCGGACGAGCCCGGCGTCCGCGGGAGCGGGAGACGGTCCGGCGGCCGGAGCGGCGCAGGCCCCGAGGAGAAGACCGAGAGACAGGAAGGTGAGCGTGCTGGTCATGGCCGACTCGCGAGAGAGGTTCGTTCGCAGGCGGGTCCTCACCGCCTTGGCGGGTACTTCTGGAGCTTGCGCTGCAAGGTGCGGCGGTGCAGGCCGAGCCGGCGCGCGCCCTCGGAGATGTTCCCCGCGCAGTCGGCGAGCACGCGCTGAATGTGCTCCCACTCCACGCGCTCGAGGGAAGGGACCTGGTAGCTCACGGCCGGCGGCTCGAGGGGCGGGCTTTCCCCCCGGGCGAAGGCCGCCAGCACGTCGTCGGCGTCGGCCGGCTTCTGCAGGTAGTTGATCGCGCCGAGGCGTACGGCGTCCACCGCGGTGGCGATGCTGCCGTACCCCGTGAGGACCACGACCTTGGTGGTGGGGTCGATGGCCTTGAGCTCCTTGACCAGCTCGAGCCCCGAGCCCCCCGGCATGCGCAGGTCCACCACCGCGAGCTCCGGCGACTCTTCCCGGGCCAGGCGTACCCCCTCGTCCAGGTCCGCCGCGGTGCGCACCTCGAGGCCGCGTCCGCGGAGCGCGCGGGCCAGCCGATCGCGAAAGAGCGGATCGTCGTCCACGACGAGCATCGTGGCGCCGAGGGTCTCGCTGCGTTCCTCTGCCTGGGCGAACATGTCTTCTTCCATCACGGCGCGTCGGCTTTGGCCATGTGGCCGTTTGTCGCGGGGAGCGCGGGGAGCGTCACGGTGGCCGTCGTGCCGGCGGTCGCGCTCGAGGCCAGCTCGAGGTGGCCGCCGAGGCGCTCTACCACCGAGCGGGCCAGAAAGAGGCCGAGGCCCATGCCGCGTCCGGGCTCCTTCGTGGTGTAGAAGGGCTCGCCGGCGCGCGAGAGGGTCTCGGGGTCCATCCCCGGGCCGCGGTCGCGGACCACGAGGCGCACCCGATCGGCGCTCGCCTCGGCCCGGAGCTCGACTGCTTCGCCCTCGGGGGAGGCGTCCTGGGCGTTCTGGAGCAGCACGCGCAGCGCCTGGGCCGTGGCGCGCACGGGAAGCTCGAGCACGCGGGTGCCGGTGTCCGCCGGCAGCACGAGCTCTACGGCGGGGCTTGCGGCGAGGCCGTCGCGCGCGGCGTCGAGGAGTGCGGCCACGGTGAGGCGCGTGGGGCCCTCTCCCGAGGCCTCTCCCGCCTCGGCGGCCATGTGGGTCAGGATCGTGCGGCAGCGCGCCACCTCGCGTCGAATCAGCGTGACGTCGGCGAGGGCGTCGCTCTCCGCCGCGGGAGCGGTCGAAAAGGAGCGCTCGAGCTCCTTGGCCACCACGGCGATGGTGGAGAGCGGGGTGGCGAGCTCGTGCGCCGCGCCGGCGGCGAGCGTGGCGAGCGAGGCCAGCTTCTCCGTGCGCAGGCCGAGCTCTCTCACCCGCGCGAGCTCCGCGTCGCGCTCCGCGAGGGCCCGCGTCACCCGCCCCACGAAGTAGACGATGAAGAGGGCGGCGGTGCCGAAGGCCACCCACATCCCTTGCAGGTGCAAGCGCATGTCGTGCGGGGGCGCGGCTTCGGTCGGGGCGTGGCCGCCGTGGTGATGGTGCGCGTGCCCGGCCGCCGCGCCGCTCCCGAGCCACTCCTCGGTGAAGAAGAGGGCGCCGAACGAGGCGAGCGAGGC contains these protein-coding regions:
- a CDS encoding HAMP domain-containing histidine kinase translates to MRPETTAPAAPPHLEGRSPTATGRDHRIDLVWLLRLRWGAMAGEVIAFAVAHHLLGKTLPLLPLLGLVAVQGLTNLIWAAGLRRTAQVSEWMVGSLMLLDVLILTGILGLTGGPLNPFSTLYLVHIALAAAVLRTRWTWTLVAASLASFGALFFTEEWLGSGAAAGHAHHHHGGHAPTEAAPPHDMRLHLQGMWVAFGTAALFIVYFVGRVTRALAERDAELARVRELGLRTEKLASLATLAAGAAHELATPLSTIAVVAKELERSFSTAPAAESDALADVTLIRREVARCRTILTHMAAEAGEASGEGPTRLTVAALLDAARDGLAASPAVELVLPADTGTRVLELPVRATAQALRVLLQNAQDASPEGEAVELRAEASADRVRLVVRDRGPGMDPETLSRAGEPFYTTKEPGRGMGLGLFLARSVVERLGGHLELASSATAGTTATVTLPALPATNGHMAKADAP
- a CDS encoding response regulator transcription factor, producing the protein MFAQAEERSETLGATMLVVDDDPLFRDRLARALRGRGLEVRTAADLDEGVRLAREESPELAVVDLRMPGGSGLELVKELKAIDPTTKVVVLTGYGSIATAVDAVRLGAINYLQKPADADDVLAAFARGESPPLEPPAVSYQVPSLERVEWEHIQRVLADCAGNISEGARRLGLHRRTLQRKLQKYPPRR